The Fibrobacter sp. UWB5 genomic sequence GCGGCCGTGGTCGAAATCTTGGTCAAGAATGAGTATTCTCGAAGCAGCTCGGCGAGATTGAATTCCGTGTCTTGCGGCTTGTGGCTCAGGTATTCGGCGAGGCTCTTGAGAGAATTCCTGACGCGAGTCTCGATGGCGGCGCGCTTCAGCAGGTGGGTCTTTGCAGAAAGGTTGCGGATCAGAGCCAGCAGCCAGAGCGGAAGCCGCTTGAGTTCGGATTCCATGCACTCTTCGGTAACAAGCGTAATCTTGGAATCCTTGCTAGCCGACAGTTCGTACTTGAACGGTTCACGTTCAAGGAGTGCTGCCACCCCGACCAGGTCTCCCGGTCGCATGGTGAATACGACTGAATGGGGCGGAGTCGTTTCGCGGGCAACCAGTTCTCCTTCTTCAAGGATAACGATGCTCCTGTACTCACTGCCCGGTGAATAAACGACAAAACCCGCCTTCACGCTTTGGTGCGTGGGCGGGATTAATTGTTGACGCGAGGTTTGTTTCCCCATATTCATAGGAACGCCAAAGCCTCGAAGTAAGCTTGATTAAGCCTGACGTTCGTCGATACGTGCAGCCTTACCGCGGAGGTCGCGCATGTAGTAGATGCGAGCCTGGCGGACCTTACCGGCGCGGTCGAGCACGATGGAATCGATGCGGGGGGAGTGGAGCGGGAAAATGCGTTCCACGGCCACGCTGCCGGACATCTTGCGGACGGTGAGAGTTGCAGAAATACCGGAGTTCTTCTTCTGGATCACGACGCCCTTGAACGGCTGGATACGTTCCTTGGTGCCTTCGATCACCTTCACATTCACGGTGACGGTATCGCCAGCGCGGAGTTCAGGAAGGTCGGTCTTCAAGTTTTCGTTATGGATTGCTTCAATGTTCAGGGACATTTGTGTACCTCGTTTTTATTTGATGCCAAATTTAGTATCTTCTTCAAGATTTTTAAAGATGTCTGGGCGTCTTTCTTGCGTTCTTTTTAACGATTCTTGGCGCCTCCAGGCTTTAATGTTCGCGTGATGGCCCGAAAGGAGCACTTCGGGGACCTTTTTTCCTTCAAAAACCTCAGGTCGGGTATAGACC encodes the following:
- a CDS encoding cyclic nucleotide-binding domain-containing protein; its protein translation is MNMGKQTSRQQLIPPTHQSVKAGFVVYSPGSEYRSIVILEEGELVARETTPPHSVVFTMRPGDLVGVAALLEREPFKYELSASKDSKITLVTEECMESELKRLPLWLLALIRNLSAKTHLLKRAAIETRVRNSLKSLAEYLSHKPQDTEFNLAELLREYSFLTKISTTAAQEDFKSLLRRHLIKLSQKSDRVFCKIVDPELLHIFTDYIRAQETETEFAPYRLSIVQKKILVFLSAMEVSPEKTGPDWISYIHEKFPDADVSQWINLLQIQWFVKSDPKNPDCDLFKINKTRVQYFLKALRYETNIRGVL
- the rplS gene encoding 50S ribosomal protein L19, translating into MSLNIEAIHNENLKTDLPELRAGDTVTVNVKVIEGTKERIQPFKGVVIQKKNSGISATLTVRKMSGSVAVERIFPLHSPRIDSIVLDRAGKVRQARIYYMRDLRGKAARIDERQA